In Candidatus Aminicenantes bacterium, the following proteins share a genomic window:
- a CDS encoding DDE transposase, translating to KFHGVSKEKFPFYLKEMEFRYNHRHESIFHLLSSYVTKSVQDLL from the coding sequence AAATTCCATGGTGTGTCAAAAGAGAAGTTTCCTTTTTATCTGAAGGAAATGGAGTTCCGTTACAATCATCGGCATGAAAGCATCTTCCATTTGCTTTCCAGTTATGTTACAAAATCAGTGCAAGATCTTTTATAA